In the Gossypium raimondii isolate GPD5lz chromosome 9, ASM2569854v1, whole genome shotgun sequence genome, one interval contains:
- the LOC105798633 gene encoding probable serine/threonine-protein kinase SIS8 isoform X1: protein MKNFLKKLHMMSNQSEDVQGSTSSKSNKSSDVSSSSDRPLQSRPHHSPDNNKPLSVLSNWLNSVANRKSPSPPSSSNVKREETMEPADLATTSALEAALDAVRRDSGSSNSRDPDVEEEYQIQLALELSAREDPEATQIEAVKQISLGSCAPENTPAEVIAYRYWNYNSLDYDDKILDGFYDLYGILTESTSERMPSLLVLQGKLVSDNVSQEAVLVNRAFDANLLKLERKALAMTAKLRSEPLAFVSSNLVQKLAVLVSDYMGGPVADPDNMSRAWRSLSYSLKATLGSMVLPLGSLTIGLARHRALLFKVLADSAGIPCRLVKGQRYTGSDDVAINFVKIDDGREYIVDLMADPGTLIPSDVAGSHVEYDDSFFSSPLSRDIDSSHMASSSSGVGSSIEDNSEFGTMERRSRLKNFAAGGNQSDERGDFNAFVDLSGATTKLEQSKEPIEDLKVPYNMEKVLVRELPNRPSYPYAHARSPSWTEGISSPAVRRMKVKDVSQYMIDAAKENPQLAQKLHDVLLESGVVAPPNLFTEIYSEQLDRSTVEVRLSAETKDENRQSTGLRESKNQDDFGPSHCLPPLPHRKVYAKASSPHNQPEHLIHGEGLRITYPVDTREAIGPPVSSQVDAVPIQYSRNVPVAAAAAAAAAVVASSMVVAASKSCTDSNVELPVAAAATAAAAMVATSAAVSKQNELNDVVADSAGSEPRGSGEREHDALGVNSEGERISDKSAGNDSSKSDVALEDIADCEIPWEDITLGERIGLGSYGEVYRGDWHGTEVAVKKFLDQDISGELLEEFKSEVLIMKKLRHPNVVLFMGAVTRPPNLSIVTEFLHRGSLYRLLHRPNNQLDERRRLRMALDAARGMNYLHNCTPMIVHRDLKTPNLLVDKNWVVKVCDFGLSRIKHSTYLSSRSTAGTAEWMAPEVLRNEPSNEKSDVYSFGVILWELSTLRQPWGGMNPMQVVGAVGFQHRRLDIPDDMDPTIAEIIRRCWQTDPKLRPTFAEIMAALKPLQKPIASAQVARSTASLSGGHEKVQP from the exons ATGAAGAACTTCCTCAAGAAACTGCATATGATGTCTAATCAATCGGAAGATGTACAAGGGTCAACTTCATCGAAGAGTAACAAGTCCAGTGATGTATCATCATCTAGTGATAGGCCTTTACAGTCAAGGCCTCATCATAGTCCTGACAACAATAAACCATTATCTGTTCTTTCCAATTGGTTAAATTCAGTTGCTAATAGAAAAAGTCCCAGTCCACCATCTTCTTCAAATGTGAAGAGGGAGGAAACTATGGAACCTGCTGATTTAGCTACTACTAGTGCTTTAGAGGCTGCTTTGGATGCAGTAAGGCGTGATTCAGGGTCTAGTAACTCAAGGGATCCTGATGTAGAAGAGGAATATCAGATACAATTGGCTTTGGAGTTGAGTGCCAGAGAGGATCCTGAGGCAACTCAGATTGAAGCTGTTAAGCAAATTAGTTTAGGCTCTTGTGCTCCAGAGAATACCCCAGCTGAAGTTATTGCATATAGATATTGG AATTATAATTCCCTTGATTATGATGACAAGATCCTGGATGGCTTTTATGACCTGTATGGAATTCTAACTGAATCCACTTCAGAAAGAATGCCTTCACTTCTTGTTCTGCAAGGGAAGTTGGTGTCGGACAATGTCTCTCAGGAAGCAGTTTTGGTCAATAGGGCTTTTGATGCAAATTTGTTGAAACTTGAACGAAAAGCACTAGCGATGACTGCAAAGTTAAGATCAGAACCTTTGGCTTTTGTAAGCAGCAATCTGGTGCAAAAACTTGCAGTTCTAGTTTCTGATTATATGGGTGGACCTGTTGCGGATCCAGACAATATGTCACGAGCCTGGAGAAGTCTTAGTTACAGTTTAAAAGCTACCCTGGGCAGCATGGTTTTGCCTCTTGGCTCTTTAACAATTGGGTTGGCTCGTCATCGTGCATTGTTATTCAAG GTTTTGGCTGACAGTGCTGGCATTCCTTGCCGGTTGGTGAAGGGTCAGCGATACACAGGTTCTGACGATGTAGcaataaattttgtaaagattGATGATGGAAG GGAATACATTGTTGACCTAATGGCTGATCCTGGCACACTTATTCCTTCTGATGTAGCTGGATCTCATGTGGAATATGATGATTCTTTCTTTTCCAGTCCTTTGTCTAGAGACATTGATTCATCTCATATGGCCTCTTCTAGTAGTGGGGTTGGGAGTTCTATCGAAGATAATTCTGAATTTGGGACAATGGAGAGGAGATCCAGGTTAAAAAATTTTGCTGCTGGAGGAAACCAATCTGATGAAAGAggtgattttaatgcttttgtAGATTTATCTGGGGCAACTACAAAACTGGAGCAATCCAAGGAACCCATAGAAGACCTGAAAGTCCCTTACAACATGGAGAAGGTGCTTGTTCGAGAACTTCCAAACAGACCTAGTTATCCTTATGCACATGCGAGATCTCCTTCCTGGACAGAAGGTATTAGCTCTCCTGCCGTGCGTCGGATGAAGGTGAAAGATGTCTCACAGTATATGATTGACGCTGCCAAGGAGAATCCACAATTAGCTCAAAAGCTTCATGATGTATTGCTTGAGAGTGGTGTTGTTGCTCCTCCTAACTTATTTACTGAGATTTATTCCGAGCAGTTAGATAGATCGACTGTTGAAGTCAGGTTGTCAGCTGAGACTAAGGATGAAAACAGACAGAGCACTGGGCTTCGTGAATCTAAGAATCAAGATGATTTTGGACCTTCTCATTGCTTGCCTCCTCTACCCCATCGCAAAGTATATGCTAAAGCAAGCTCTCCTCATAACCAACCTGAGCATCTTATACATGGGGAAGGCCTAAGGATCACTTATCCAGTGGATACCAGGGAAGCCATTGGACCTCCCGTGTCATCACAAGTTGATGCAGTTCCCATTCAATATTCCAGAAATGTTCCAGTTGCTGCAGCAGCGGCAGCAGCGGCTGCTGTTGTTGCATCTTCAATGGTAGTTGCTGCATCAAAGTCTTGCACTGATTCAAATGTTGAACTTCCTGTAGCAGCTGCTGCTACTGCTGCTGCTGCTATGGTGGCAACTAGTGCAGCGGTGTCTAAGCAAAATGAGCTTAATGATGTAGTTGCTGACTCAGCTGGCAGTGAGCCACGAGGTAGTGGTGAAAGGGAGCATGATGCTTTGGGGGTCAATTCTGAAGGTGAGAGAATATCTGATAAATCAGCTGGTAATGATAGTTCAAAGTCGGATGTTGCACTTGAAGATATTGCAGATTGTGAGATTCCATGGGAAGATATCACCTTGGGCGAGCGTATTGGACTTG GATCATATGGTGAGGTTTATCGTGGAGACTGGCATGGGACT GAAGTTGCTGTGAAGAAGTTCCTGGATCAAGACATCTCTGGGGAATTACTTGAAGAGTTTAAAAGCGAG GTCCTAATCATGAAAAAGTTAAGACATCCCAATGTTGTTCTTTTCATGGGAGCTGTAACTCGTCCTCCAAACCTTTCAATTGTAACAGAATTTCTTCATAG AGGTAGTTTGTATAGGTTACTCCACCGGCCAAACAATCAATTAGATGAGCGGAGGCGTTTGAGAATGGCACTTGATGCT GCTCGGGGAATGAATTACCTGCACAATTGCACTCCGATGATAGTACACCGTGATTTGAAGACCCCAAATCTTTTAGTTGataaaaattgggttgtaaAG gTTTGTGATTTCGGTTTATCACGGATAAAGCACAGCACATATCTATCATCGAGGTCAACTGCAGGGACG GCTGAGTGGATGGCTCCAGAAGTACTACGAAATGAACCTTCAAATGAGAA GTCTGATGTATATAGCTTCGGAGTTATCTTATGGGAGCTCTCTACATTACGACAACCATGGGGAGGGATGAATCCAATGCAAGTTGTTGGTGCAGTAGGATTTCAGCATCGTCGACTTGACATTCCTGATGACATGGATCCTACTATTGCAGAAATTATTAGAAGGTGTTGGCAGAC AGATCCAAAACTGAGGCCAACATTTGCAGAAATTATGGCTGCTTTGAAGCCCCTACAAAAGCCTATAGCAAGTGCACAAGTAGCTAGATCAACTGCATCTTTAAGTGGTGGCCATGAGAAGGTTCAGCCATGA
- the LOC105798633 gene encoding probable serine/threonine-protein kinase SIS8 isoform X2: MPSLLVLQGKLVSDNVSQEAVLVNRAFDANLLKLERKALAMTAKLRSEPLAFVSSNLVQKLAVLVSDYMGGPVADPDNMSRAWRSLSYSLKATLGSMVLPLGSLTIGLARHRALLFKVLADSAGIPCRLVKGQRYTGSDDVAINFVKIDDGREYIVDLMADPGTLIPSDVAGSHVEYDDSFFSSPLSRDIDSSHMASSSSGVGSSIEDNSEFGTMERRSRLKNFAAGGNQSDERGDFNAFVDLSGATTKLEQSKEPIEDLKVPYNMEKVLVRELPNRPSYPYAHARSPSWTEGISSPAVRRMKVKDVSQYMIDAAKENPQLAQKLHDVLLESGVVAPPNLFTEIYSEQLDRSTVEVRLSAETKDENRQSTGLRESKNQDDFGPSHCLPPLPHRKVYAKASSPHNQPEHLIHGEGLRITYPVDTREAIGPPVSSQVDAVPIQYSRNVPVAAAAAAAAAVVASSMVVAASKSCTDSNVELPVAAAATAAAAMVATSAAVSKQNELNDVVADSAGSEPRGSGEREHDALGVNSEGERISDKSAGNDSSKSDVALEDIADCEIPWEDITLGERIGLGSYGEVYRGDWHGTEVAVKKFLDQDISGELLEEFKSEVLIMKKLRHPNVVLFMGAVTRPPNLSIVTEFLHRGSLYRLLHRPNNQLDERRRLRMALDAARGMNYLHNCTPMIVHRDLKTPNLLVDKNWVVKVCDFGLSRIKHSTYLSSRSTAGTAEWMAPEVLRNEPSNEKSDVYSFGVILWELSTLRQPWGGMNPMQVVGAVGFQHRRLDIPDDMDPTIAEIIRRCWQTDPKLRPTFAEIMAALKPLQKPIASAQVARSTASLSGGHEKVQP; encoded by the exons ATGCCTTCACTTCTTGTTCTGCAAGGGAAGTTGGTGTCGGACAATGTCTCTCAGGAAGCAGTTTTGGTCAATAGGGCTTTTGATGCAAATTTGTTGAAACTTGAACGAAAAGCACTAGCGATGACTGCAAAGTTAAGATCAGAACCTTTGGCTTTTGTAAGCAGCAATCTGGTGCAAAAACTTGCAGTTCTAGTTTCTGATTATATGGGTGGACCTGTTGCGGATCCAGACAATATGTCACGAGCCTGGAGAAGTCTTAGTTACAGTTTAAAAGCTACCCTGGGCAGCATGGTTTTGCCTCTTGGCTCTTTAACAATTGGGTTGGCTCGTCATCGTGCATTGTTATTCAAG GTTTTGGCTGACAGTGCTGGCATTCCTTGCCGGTTGGTGAAGGGTCAGCGATACACAGGTTCTGACGATGTAGcaataaattttgtaaagattGATGATGGAAG GGAATACATTGTTGACCTAATGGCTGATCCTGGCACACTTATTCCTTCTGATGTAGCTGGATCTCATGTGGAATATGATGATTCTTTCTTTTCCAGTCCTTTGTCTAGAGACATTGATTCATCTCATATGGCCTCTTCTAGTAGTGGGGTTGGGAGTTCTATCGAAGATAATTCTGAATTTGGGACAATGGAGAGGAGATCCAGGTTAAAAAATTTTGCTGCTGGAGGAAACCAATCTGATGAAAGAggtgattttaatgcttttgtAGATTTATCTGGGGCAACTACAAAACTGGAGCAATCCAAGGAACCCATAGAAGACCTGAAAGTCCCTTACAACATGGAGAAGGTGCTTGTTCGAGAACTTCCAAACAGACCTAGTTATCCTTATGCACATGCGAGATCTCCTTCCTGGACAGAAGGTATTAGCTCTCCTGCCGTGCGTCGGATGAAGGTGAAAGATGTCTCACAGTATATGATTGACGCTGCCAAGGAGAATCCACAATTAGCTCAAAAGCTTCATGATGTATTGCTTGAGAGTGGTGTTGTTGCTCCTCCTAACTTATTTACTGAGATTTATTCCGAGCAGTTAGATAGATCGACTGTTGAAGTCAGGTTGTCAGCTGAGACTAAGGATGAAAACAGACAGAGCACTGGGCTTCGTGAATCTAAGAATCAAGATGATTTTGGACCTTCTCATTGCTTGCCTCCTCTACCCCATCGCAAAGTATATGCTAAAGCAAGCTCTCCTCATAACCAACCTGAGCATCTTATACATGGGGAAGGCCTAAGGATCACTTATCCAGTGGATACCAGGGAAGCCATTGGACCTCCCGTGTCATCACAAGTTGATGCAGTTCCCATTCAATATTCCAGAAATGTTCCAGTTGCTGCAGCAGCGGCAGCAGCGGCTGCTGTTGTTGCATCTTCAATGGTAGTTGCTGCATCAAAGTCTTGCACTGATTCAAATGTTGAACTTCCTGTAGCAGCTGCTGCTACTGCTGCTGCTGCTATGGTGGCAACTAGTGCAGCGGTGTCTAAGCAAAATGAGCTTAATGATGTAGTTGCTGACTCAGCTGGCAGTGAGCCACGAGGTAGTGGTGAAAGGGAGCATGATGCTTTGGGGGTCAATTCTGAAGGTGAGAGAATATCTGATAAATCAGCTGGTAATGATAGTTCAAAGTCGGATGTTGCACTTGAAGATATTGCAGATTGTGAGATTCCATGGGAAGATATCACCTTGGGCGAGCGTATTGGACTTG GATCATATGGTGAGGTTTATCGTGGAGACTGGCATGGGACT GAAGTTGCTGTGAAGAAGTTCCTGGATCAAGACATCTCTGGGGAATTACTTGAAGAGTTTAAAAGCGAG GTCCTAATCATGAAAAAGTTAAGACATCCCAATGTTGTTCTTTTCATGGGAGCTGTAACTCGTCCTCCAAACCTTTCAATTGTAACAGAATTTCTTCATAG AGGTAGTTTGTATAGGTTACTCCACCGGCCAAACAATCAATTAGATGAGCGGAGGCGTTTGAGAATGGCACTTGATGCT GCTCGGGGAATGAATTACCTGCACAATTGCACTCCGATGATAGTACACCGTGATTTGAAGACCCCAAATCTTTTAGTTGataaaaattgggttgtaaAG gTTTGTGATTTCGGTTTATCACGGATAAAGCACAGCACATATCTATCATCGAGGTCAACTGCAGGGACG GCTGAGTGGATGGCTCCAGAAGTACTACGAAATGAACCTTCAAATGAGAA GTCTGATGTATATAGCTTCGGAGTTATCTTATGGGAGCTCTCTACATTACGACAACCATGGGGAGGGATGAATCCAATGCAAGTTGTTGGTGCAGTAGGATTTCAGCATCGTCGACTTGACATTCCTGATGACATGGATCCTACTATTGCAGAAATTATTAGAAGGTGTTGGCAGAC AGATCCAAAACTGAGGCCAACATTTGCAGAAATTATGGCTGCTTTGAAGCCCCTACAAAAGCCTATAGCAAGTGCACAAGTAGCTAGATCAACTGCATCTTTAAGTGGTGGCCATGAGAAGGTTCAGCCATGA